One Desulfotignum phosphitoxidans DSM 13687 genomic region harbors:
- a CDS encoding nucleotidyl transferase AbiEii/AbiGii toxin family protein codes for MIEPANFAALVEKAMILSGRGHMRPVIEKELLHYDILFSLDKEGLLDIMTFQGGTSLRLCYGAPRFSEDLDFAGGKDFAGRQMAKMKECLEHYIGARYSLDVLVKEPRELRDEPEHDGLNVDKWQLTVVSAPGQRHLPRQRIKIEVANVPAYSRIPRALQTNYDFLPDGYGDTLVLTETLDEIMADKLVSLVNTQHYVRHRDIWDLRWLKQAGTAINHEWVNNKIDDYYVNDYDLKLESVWQRLPEIIHGEAFKLEMARFLPMDVQERTFMKDKFCDYLTSEIRGLLDEVRRGVR; via the coding sequence ATGATTGAACCGGCAAATTTTGCAGCGCTGGTGGAGAAAGCCATGATCCTGTCCGGACGTGGCCACATGCGGCCTGTGATCGAGAAGGAATTGCTGCACTATGACATTCTTTTCAGTCTCGACAAAGAAGGGTTGCTTGATATCATGACCTTTCAGGGCGGGACATCGCTTCGTTTGTGCTATGGCGCCCCCCGCTTCAGTGAGGATCTTGACTTTGCCGGTGGCAAAGATTTTGCCGGCCGGCAGATGGCGAAGATGAAGGAATGTCTTGAGCACTACATCGGCGCGCGCTACAGTCTCGATGTGCTGGTCAAGGAACCCCGCGAATTGAGGGATGAACCTGAGCACGACGGGTTAAATGTTGATAAATGGCAGCTTACAGTCGTAAGTGCACCTGGACAAAGGCATTTGCCCAGACAGCGGATCAAGATTGAAGTGGCCAATGTTCCTGCGTATTCCCGTATTCCCAGGGCCCTGCAAACCAATTATGACTTTCTGCCGGATGGGTATGGTGACACGCTGGTTTTGACAGAAACGCTTGACGAGATTATGGCTGACAAGCTGGTGTCCCTGGTCAATACCCAGCATTATGTACGTCACCGGGATATTTGGGATTTGCGCTGGTTGAAGCAGGCAGGGACGGCAATCAACCATGAATGGGTGAACAATAAGATCGATGATTACTACGTCAATGATTATGACCTCAAGCTGGAAAGTGTCTGGCAGCGGTTGCCGGAGATCATTCACGGCGAAGCTTTCAAGTTGGAAATGGCGCGTTTCCTGCCAATGGACGTTCAGGAAAGAACTTTTATGAAAGATAAGTTCTGCGATTATCTGACCAGTGAAATCAGGGGGTTGCTGGATGAGGTCAGACGGGGGGTGAGGTAA